The segment gcaacatttttcaactttctgctaagatatatgtgactttttttgcaacgaaaatgtggggattatgaaatcatgcaagccccacaTATTTTTCACAGAAATCgtcaatttatgcggcaaaagtgcagcgtatttgaaaaaaatgcagcccccgcataaatatgcggactttggctgattatgcatttaATTATGTGATCGCGAAAGCTCACTGCCATTACGTTTTAGCTGTGTTTGCTTTTCAAACAAAACCCTGAATATCTATGTGAATGGACAACTCTGTAACACAACCAAaaccatttatttaatttatttaagaaCAGAAGAAAACATTCTCATTGCACGGCTTGATTGAATACGTGACTGATTGGTCAGTCACTTTCTCTACCTTCTGCTATTTTGGCAAATCTCGCAAAATGtgctcgctctacattatccctttaGAACCCCAGGGTCATGCAGGACCCAAACACAAAGCCGAGGAGTCATGGAATCATGAGGAATCAGCCTGAAGGTTAATACTGATTTAAAAATTACTTAacttttgctttttattttgttaaaaatcaAGACATGCCTTTAGATGAATATAGACGGTTATGTAATATACAGAATACATTTTTGATTTACTAGTAACAAAATCAAAGAGGCTaacatgaaaaacatgattAATTAATGTGGAGCTATTACATGACATTTTGTTCTAATGGATACATGAGTATATATTATGATTTCCTGTCGCTCCATACTAATAAATAATCTACTTAGAGAAATGTTATGCAACACTTAATGTATCAACAGTTTATGAATGTTAAAGGTGTTTTCAGTTTGGCTGattcccaggactgtgtgggtgtgtagagactgattgattgacatcttcctaAGCCTCCTGTTAGTCCTGTTAGttttgttgcacctgttaggaCAGGACAAATGACAGCCTTATCATTCCTAATGACCTAATTCATTCTTATCAATTCTCCAGCCCACCTTCAAactgagcagaggtctaatcagccagaataactgaaatcacctgtgtgggtgtttggaGGCTTTAATGACCATGTCATCAAGTTGCAAAATACTTTTCAGTTGCTAGTCAGATATGTAAACTTGGATATTGTTGTCTAAGGTATTTGTTGCTTTGTGCTACTGTAATGCAAGGATGAAAAAATGTGGGAGCAAATCAGCGAGGCAAAGCTAGCACCCTGAACTCCTCAGGGGAATTGGTGAAGCCCAGTACAACTTCCAAGCTGGGCATTTCTCCAGGAACAGGAGAGAAGGTGAAGCGTTGGAAGAAAGatgtaaagaaaagaaacagcTCCATTCTGGCCAGGTGCTCCCCTAAACACACACGTTTACCTGTGGGGAAACGGTTGACAGCAGCTTTAGGTTACCAGTCTACATCTATACTCTCATGAACTACTGTATGTTGGTGGCAGCAATTCCTGTCAGCTAAATTGTATCACTGAAAGAGGAGGAGTATTGAGCAAACCTGCTGAAAACGGTAAGAAGGCGTCTCTTCTGCAGAACTGGCCCTCTGAATCCAAGAAATGCTCCGGATTGAAGATATCTGGGGTCGCCCACTCATTCTTATCAAACAGCACAGATGCAAGGATTGTATTTATAGCTGTGCCCTGGAAAAATAGGCATAAGGGGTTGATATCAGCTGTGTATAAATCATTTACAAATTACAGATTGTCTGGGTGAGTCTGGTAAATAGTCCCTACTTTGGGTATTAAATATCCTCCAAGTGTAGCATCTTTACTGGCCATTTTGGGGAACCCCAGGGGAAAAATATTTCCCATCCTTTGAATCTCATGGATGACAGCGTCCGTGTAAGGCATGTTGGGTCTGTCGGCCATGGTGGGCTGACGAGACTGTCCGATTACTCTGTCTATCTCTGCCTGGACTTTTTCTGAGTTAGGAAGCAGATTCATTGGACATTATACACTTGAAATAGCACAGAACCATCTATAATCATCATGAGAATATTAATTTGCCCATTGTGATTAATAAATTACTAACCCTGTATTTCTGGGTAGTTCATCATGTATACAAGGGCCCAGCGtaaagtggtggaagaagtttcTGTACCAGCCTCCAGCAGGTCGAGGATGCATACCAGCAGGGTTTCAATGTTGAAGCCAGCATGGGGATCATCTTTTTTCTATCAATGACATCATACATTGTGCTGTGGATTGTGCATTTTGTCCTGCATCACTTACATTGGAATAGCATTAGAAAAAGATCTGTCCATGGCTTGTATAAACAGCaggaatgattacagcaagcaaaaaacaagttttttttatttttttactatttttactGGGGGTGAATTTGTTTTAACCATTTCATATATATTCAGGCTTAAAGTTCTGCATAGTAAAGGGAATTCTTCTTTAAGTGACAGGTTAGCTGCTGCAACAGGAGGCGAGTGTAGACTTCATTCAGCTGGGTGATGTCACGGAGAATACTACGGGGGGGAACCTGCCGATTGTTTCATGACAAACGTGAACAACTGTAAAGCTATCCTTTGCCAGGATTCCATTGAGCTTTACGAAAAATGTAGAAATATCTTACCTTTTTCATTTCTGACAGGTATGCATCAATATAATCACGAGGGTCATCAGGGTTCCACTCCTCCTGGTGCTTCTCTACTTCCTTTTTCAAGAAATTCATGATCTCCTTATAGTTGGCATgtacagtctggtgaggtccaGGCAGGTACTTCAGCAAGCCCGGGAAGGCATCATACAGCTGTCAATAGGACAAACTCAGATCAGTTACAGAGCAACAGCACAGTTTGTTGTATGATCACAACATGGTTAATTGAGTAAGATCAGTAATTGCCTGAGTCTGGGCTGAACCAAGGAGCAGAATGGCCTCGTTGTCCAACTCCAGACACTTCCGAAAGCTTTGATCACTGTATTCAAACCGATGTCCGAAGAGCACAGATGAGATGATGTTACCCACTCCATTTGTTATGATGTAGTGGGGGTTGAATGGTCTTCCTGGGAACCGTCAGTTAATTCAATTCAACTAATGATATCACATAAGGATGTAAAATCAGTCAAGTGAAATAACAGATGAATCTCTACTTGCCTTGTTCCTCTTTCAAGGCTTCACAGAGGAAGTTGTTTTCCTCTTGAATGTATTTTTCAAGTGACCTCTGGCCCTCTCCAAAGTAACGCAGGTGAGTGTTGGCAAACTTCCTCTGCTTCTTCCACAGGTAACCATTGCTCATAGCTACGCCTGAGGGAATGtaatataaaattattaaaaaagtgaACACACAGTGTTAAAAGTTCATCATTTCtgagcacatacagtacattgaaaATAAGGAGTTATTGTCACTTCTAATTTGGTAGTGTTCTGCATTTAGTGCATCCTTGCAGGGAGGGACAAGGTCCAAGTAGACGTGGAACTATCAACACTATTCTGCATTGACTGAATATACTTTGTCCCATGCGAGTTGGCTGAAGCTATGTTTTTTGGTTAAATTATTTAACACAGcataaatatatttagttttggGGCAGAGCTTGAtacaacaaaagacattttctgTACCATACTCTCAACATAGAAAAAGAATGAGTAAAACAGACATTGAACTTTGTCATTTTCAAATGatgagtaaaaacaaaaatggcgaTTGTTGTAAGTTGTTAGTTGACAACAGACGTCAGTGGGGCTGTGAAGTGTGTTGAAGACTACTTTGCCAGGAGAAGAGTGAGTGTCAACTTCCGAGACAAATTAGCTAGATAGCTTGTCCGTCTCTGGAGTGGCGTGGAGGCGGAGGGACCTGTTGCTGTTTAGCTAGCTATAGCTAACTAGTGGACAGCTGGCTAGCCATGCTTTAGCCATGCTTTAATAATACACTAGTTAAAGTAATTTACTCTGGCTCTCCATGCTTCATACTATTCCACTGCTTGTTTTGGTTGTCTGcaaaacacacagtcacagctcttttgcaatatacatacatgtaaaaaTGTATCATGACCCTCCAGCTATCATGATTTGAATGGGAATGTCCATTCTACTCTCTTTCTATTCCTATGGCTTCTATTTTTCCCTCATTTGTTACGTATACTCACCAAGTCCCTTGAAGATAACATGGAAGAGAGGGATAATAGGTCGATCAGTAAAGCTGTCTAGCTGGTTAATAAGAGCCTCTTTGACCATCTTGTATCCTGAAACAAACACCATCCTTTCACTGCCTTTCCTCAGGCTGAACACTGGACCGTACTGCTGAGAaagctgcatttcaaaacaaataAGAGGGAATGTTTCACAAAGACTTGTATTCCTTCTATATATGAACTACATATTGAATTGAAGGCAGTTTTTTTCAGGTGAAATGCTTAAAAAGAGTAGACAATTTCAACAACACTTCATGGAAAATAACTATAACTGTAAAGTTAAAGTTTAACAGCCCCCTGCAACCACTGCAAAAGGTTGAACTTGCATGCTTATATAATACTGTTAGTTTCACCTTGTGCCCACTGTTCTTGTGTTGATGCAGTTTGTCTGTGTTAAGGGAAGACACCCCAGGCAAAACcataatttttaaattttttgtttttgggctATTTAGCTTCTGGCGCATGTCTTCtcttagacaaaaaaaacatccaattaTAAGGtctttgtctatttgcacctttttttggcacctttttttcctaaattcaacaaaagttagcattagataatgcctcatttgcaaatttaaacacaacatttcagaaaacttgtaatacaaaaatatatgtcttaaaggtgctctaagcgatgagACACGTTTTTTAagctacacattttttttgtcatatacagcaaacatctcctcactatctgcgctacactgtaaaaaaaacgtggtctctgtagacagcccaggttccacaaacgccaacaaaaacaaactgtgccaacctgcaccacgaaacataatagtcttccagcgttccagccaataaccgacaagaaggatttgggggtgggggttggggggttaatGCGcggaagcacagaagggaggggatgggatgaggaggagggaggggcgagctagcctcgttttgtttgaaaatactttgaacgtcaacaagaagtgtcgtcacccaacatcgcttagagcacctttaatgtagTAATTAACTGGTGTAATGTCAATATCTGTTAGTTGTTTCTTTTTACCCTTGTGGGCACACGGCCCGTGGATCGTTGCCATGCCGGGCATATGCCTTGTGTTTGGCAACACAAGCCCATGGCTCAGCAGCCTGCCTGTAACGAGACACAGCTGGCAGCCACTGATTACCGCCTCCAGCTGCCTCTTGTTTGCCTTCGTCAGGGCAGCACAAAAGGAGCCACACAAACAACAGCAGGTCAGTCTGTGTTTGCCACTGAAGCTAACCACTGCTCTGCTTCTCTACACCCAGGAAGCCCATAACCCAAGCAAAGGACGACTGGAGCTGGATGAATCTCCGCTGTAATCCAAggtctcctgtcctctccttgCTGAACTTCACCAGTGAGCTCCCTGCTGCACCTTGCCTACCCAGCAGAATTCCCCCAAGGCCTACCCTAACCCTGCTCACTAGCCACGCCACAAGGGAGCTACACTGCTGCACTCATTCTTTTGTCATATTAAGAACAAATAAAGCGCCCCCAGTGTGCTTTTCACTGCAATCGATTCTGGTCCATTCTTGTCCCGCCACACTGGTGGAGAATGCGGGCATGAGAAGAATGGATTTGACTGCTTCACCGCCCCAACAGACACCCTCCCGTCCTGCTGCAGCGGCCGCGGGGGACCCTATGCAAGTCATCCTGCAGGCGCTTGTTCAGGGCCAACGAGAATCACAGCAAGTTACAACAGCCCTTGGTGCCCTGACTCAGCAACTCCTGCGGATGCAAGACCCCAGTGGACCTCTGGGCCCCCAAACTGCTCATGATATCGCCCGCTCCCACCTGACAAAGCTCACCGCAGACGATGACGTGGAGGCATATCGCTACACCTTTGAACAGACTGCTGCCAGAGAACGGTGGCCTCGGGCTAATTGGGCAGATATCCTAGCCCCCAACCTCACGGGTGAAGCGCAACGAGCCTATCAGACTTTGCCGTGGCCGAATGCAAGGAACTATGACACCCTGAAGCAAGAAATTTTGCTTCGGCTGGGACTCTCTTCGGTAGCAGCAGCCCAGCAGTTTCAGTCCTGGTCCTACTCGCCTGATACACCTGTTCGAATACAAATGACCAGCCTCATACGTACGTCTCAGAGATTGCTCCAACCCGACCGACTGAATGCCCAACAGATCACAGAACGAGTAGCGATGGATCGCTTCTTACGTGCCCTCCCAAAGTCGGAACGCCGTATTGTGAGTCTGGCCGCTGCTGAAAACCCCTCGCAGATGGCTGAGGCCACGGAACGAGCAATCGCTACCAATGCCCTGATGCGGGACGATCCCAGTGAACGAGGTTCCACCACAATGAGGTCTCAGAGACGTGAGACAGGGATTCCCTCTCCTTGTCCTCCCCCACCTACACCACGTGGGCCACCACAACCAAGAGAGGAGCCCATGCCTACAGATCCAGGCATTCGCTCTCCCTCCACCAGGACCTGGCTTGCCGGCTGTGCTATCCACACTTCCCAGCCAACACGGGTTCCCACCCGTCGGGTGCGCATTCAGGGCCGACCCGTCCACACCTTACTCGACTCCGGAAGCACTGTCTCCCTGATTCGCCCGGACGTCTTGGAAGGAGAACCCCCTGGACCCACTACCATGCTACCCATCTCCTGTGTCCATGGAGACATCCGGGAAGTGACAGCCACCGGGGTGGTCGTTCAAGATGCCTCTGGTTCCTGGCCCTTGTTGGTAGGGATGTTGTCTGAGCTTCCCGTGTCGGCCCTTCTTGGCCGGGACTGGCCTGGTTTCCCTGAAGCTTGGGGTGGGCGGGGAAAGAAACGGAGAGGCCGCCTCCGGGATCACCGCCTCCGGGATCACCGCCCCCTGCCCCAGCCAGAGAAACGACCTGTCCTACTGGCCCAAGATGGCTCTTCCGATGGAGACGAAGAAGGTGAGCAGGGACAGGGGGGTCCTAATCCTTTTTCTGAACTGTTTCAACAGATCACTGGAGGAGGAAGATTTGCTCGGGAACAGAAGGAAGATGATCGCTTAAAACACGCTTGGcgacagatcctgcaggtggaAGGGGAGCCGTGACTTAGGACCCTCCCCGATCAATATTTCAGGGTGCACAACGGACTCCTGTACTACAGCGCAGTTCGCCAAGGTGAGCGCCGGGACTTGTTGGTTGTTCCACGCACGCAGATCGATGCCGTAATGACCCTGGCTTACACCCACCCAATGGCTGGTCACTTGGGAGCCCAGAATACAGAAGCCCGAATTAGGGATCGGTTCCATTGGCCTGGGATGACAGCGGAGGTGAGAAATTTCTGCCAACGTTGCCCCACGTGTCAGCGCACTTCCCCTCGAGTGCCTCCTCCAAGCCCGCTCATCCCCCTTCCCATCATTGATGTACCGTTTGAGCGAATCGGCATGGATCTAGTGGGCCCCCTCCCACGATCAGGTCGCGGACACGAATGCATCCTGGTCATCGTGGATTATGCAACTCGGTATCCTGAGGCTGTGCCCCTACGAAAAGCCACAGCCAAGAACATTGCTCGGGAGCTCTTCATGCTCTTCAGCCGTGTTGGAATCCCAAAGGACATCCTCACTGATCAAGGTACCCCTTTTATGTCCCGGTTGACAAAAGCCCTG is part of the Perca flavescens isolate YP-PL-M2 chromosome 9, PFLA_1.0, whole genome shotgun sequence genome and harbors:
- the LOC114560941 gene encoding cytochrome P450 2J2, with translation MIFHALFEYMDFTGWLLLSFLVLLLTDVVRNWRPHSFPPGPRAVPFLGDVFTGIDFKTMEKLSQQYGPVFSLRKGSERMVFVSGYKMVKEALINQLDSFTDRPIIPLFHVIFKGLGVAMSNGYLWKKQRKFANTHLRYFGEGQRSLEKYIQEENNFLCEALKEEQGRPFNPHYIITNGVGNIISSVLFGHRFEYSDQSFRKCLELDNEAILLLGSAQTQLYDAFPGLLKYLPGPHQTVHANYKEIMNFLKKEVEKHQEEWNPDDPRDYIDAYLSEMKKKKDDPHAGFNIETLLVCILDLLEAGTETSSTTLRWALVYMMNYPEIQEKVQAEIDRVIGQSRQPTMADRPNMPYTDAVIHEIQRMGNIFPLGFPKMASKDATLGGYLIPKGTAINTILASVLFDKNEWATPDIFNPEHFLDSEGQFCRRDAFLPFSAGKRVCLGEHLARMELFLFFTSFFQRFTFSPVPGEMPSLEVVLGFTNSPEEFRVLALPR